GGGGTCGTCTGGTTCGGCCTCATCACCGGCGCGGTCGTGACCGTGGGGCTGATCTTCACGCTCCAGATCCGGCGCAGTTGGCGGGAGCTGCTGCTCGCGGGGCTGTTCAGCGCCCTGATCGCCTTCCTGCTCTTCCTGATCTGGGACTTCGACGCCCCGTACGGCCGGGGCATCGCGGCCACGGCGGGCCCGTTCACCGATCTGTTCCCGCACATCCGTATGTAGGGCCGTCCGCCCTCGGTGGCCGGACGGGATCGCGGCAGCGGCCCGTCCGGCCACCGGGCCGCGCGGCGCCATGCCGTGCCTGCCGTGCCGTGCCGTGCCGAGGGCGGAACACGGGCGCTCTTCCCGTCCGTCGGCGACCCGCGCGGACCAGTCGGGTGACGGGACAACCCGTTCGCCCGACTGAGATCGCGGCCGCGGTGGGGCACTCCTAGCGTGCCGGGTATCGAGGTGCATTTCCCGCCAGCCGCGGAAATCAGTTCCGCACTGCCCCTCGGAGACCGGAGGGTTGTCCATGCGCGCGATACGTGCCGCGTCCGCCGCTCTACTGGGAGCGGCCGCACTCGCACTCACCACGCCCGCCACGGCCATGGCCGCGCCGGCGGCCCCCACGCCGTTCGGCTTCGCCGTCACGCCTTCGGTGATCGCCGCCGGCGGCCAGGTGACTCTCACGGTCACCAACTGCAGCAGCACCGCCACCGCCGAGTCCGGGGTCTTCGACGACACCCCCATCCCCTCCGGAGGATCGGCGCGGGCCTCCATCTTCTGGGACGCCAAGCCCGGAGCGATGTACGAGGTGACCTTCACCTGCAACGGCCAGCAGGGCACCACCGACCTCACCATCTCGGGCGGCACCCCGTCGCCCACGCCGACCCGGACGTCGACCGCCACCCCGACCCGGACACCGAGCCCGGTCACGACCCGCACCGCGACCACCAGTTCCACGGCGATCGCGCCTCCCGGCGGTGTCCGCGGTGGACTCGGCGGCAGCTTCATCGGCATGAACGCCACCGAGCTGGCCCTCGGCACCGGCCTGGTCGCCGCGGCGGCGGCGGGGACCGTCCTGGTCATGCGCCGCCGCTCGGCGAGCCGTAACCACTGATCTCGCGCCGTCGGCCCGCCCTCCCCGTCCGTCCGTCCGGGCAAGCGCGGAAGGCATGGGGAGCGCGGAGAGCCCGGAGAGCGGGTCCAACGCCCGTCGCCCCAAGTCCTGTCCGGGACTTGGGGCGACCGGCATCCGCCGTACGGAGGCCCGGCCGGTCAGACGAGCGCGTTGCTCGTACGGCGGCGGCGGGCGATGAAGACCGTGCCGCCGACCGCGGCGGACGCGACCAGACCGGCGCCGACCGCCATCTCGGTCGAGCTCGGGCCGATGGAGCCACCGAGGCCGCCTTCCGCGCCCTGTCCGGCCAGCACGCGGAAGCGGTGGGTCGCGATGCGGCTGTTGTCGCTGCACTTGACGGACAGGTTGTAGTCGCCCGGCGTGGCGTGGTTGTGGATCCGGGCCCTGGCCTCCGAGTGCCCCGAGGAGTTCACCGAGAGCTGCGCCTTGGGGAAGGCGTTGGACGTGACCGTACCGCCGTGACCACAGCCCTCGACGGTGATGTGCAACGTACCGCCCTGGTGAACGGCGAAGGGGTTGACGGTGATGTTTCTCGGACCGTTGGTGGCCCCGGCCAGCGGGGCGGAGAGCGCCACGGCGGCGCAGGCCGCGGCAGTCACCATGAGAGCGCGTGAAGCACGCATCGTTGAGCCTCCAGCGGAAGACGCCCCAAAGCGGTGCTCCGGGAAATTCGACGAGTACGCCCTCCATGACGAACCATCACCGGACAGCACATTCGACGCATTTCGGCACTGGTCCACACCGGTGAGGCGACACGCCGACAGAGCGCGGCCGGAGCTGACGGACCCGCAGGTCACAGAGCGTCAGAGGTTTTTTGTATGACGAGTACTCGAATGGGGCAGCCGAGCCGGCGCGGACGGCCGCACCACCCATTCGCCCTCCAGTTCTCGCCGACCGGGACCCGCGCGCTTAGCGTGCGTAGCAGGCGCCCACGAAGGGAGAAACATGGGCCTGGACCACGGCGGCTCGGAGCGGAGGAGACACTCGCCCTGGGGCGTTCTGGCTCTTGTCATGCTCTCTGGTCTCGCACTGATGCGGAACGGGGCCGATGTCTCCCTCGGCCCTCCGCAGCCTGCCTCGGCCGCTGCTCTGGACACCCGGCAGGAAGCGGTGACCCAGCCGGAGACCGTCCCGATCGTGAAGCCGCTGCCGTACGCCCCCATGTCCCGGGTGACGATCCCGTCGATCAAGGTCGACGCCCCGGTGATGGACGTCGGGCTCGACCCGGAGGGCTGGATCGCCGCCCCGCCGCCCCAGGACGCCAACATGGCGGGCTGGTACCAGAACGGCGTCGCCCCGGGCCAGCGCGGCACCTCGGTGGTCGTGGGCCATGTCGACAACCAGGCGGGGCCCGCGGTCTTCTACGGCCTCGGCTCGCTGAGCAAGGGCGAGCACATCGAGGTGACCCGCTTCGACGAGCGGGCGGCGGTGTTCGAGATCTACGGCGTGGAGGTCTTCTCCAAGGACGACTTCCCCGGGGCCCGGGTGTACGGCGACACGGGCCACGCCGAACTGCGTGTGATCACCTGCGGCGGCGGCTACTCCAAGGCGGGCGGTTACGACGGCAACGTCGTGGTCTTCGCCCGTCTCGTGGAGACCCGCTGAGCGCGCCGACCGGCCGCGGTACGGCGGTGGTGGGTGGCCGGCGCGCGCCGGCCACCCACGGCCGCCGTCAGGGTCTCGGAACGGTGATGCCGTACCCCCGCCGCAGCAGCCGGGG
The nucleotide sequence above comes from Streptomyces sp. NBC_01716. Encoded proteins:
- a CDS encoding class F sortase, which gives rise to MGLDHGGSERRRHSPWGVLALVMLSGLALMRNGADVSLGPPQPASAAALDTRQEAVTQPETVPIVKPLPYAPMSRVTIPSIKVDAPVMDVGLDPEGWIAAPPPQDANMAGWYQNGVAPGQRGTSVVVGHVDNQAGPAVFYGLGSLSKGEHIEVTRFDERAAVFEIYGVEVFSKDDFPGARVYGDTGHAELRVITCGGGYSKAGGYDGNVVVFARLVETR